The following coding sequences lie in one Dehalococcoidia bacterium genomic window:
- a CDS encoding DUF5679 domain-containing protein — protein sequence MQAYCMKCRKKVEIKNPRQIKMKNGRPATQGTCGSCGTKVFRIGK from the coding sequence ATGCAGGCTTATTGTATGAAGTGCCGGAAAAAGGTAGAGATCAAGAACCCCAGACAGATCAAGATGAAGAACGGTCGTCCTGCTACACAGGGGACATGCGGAAGCTGCGGCACAAAAGTATTCCGAATCGGCAAGTAA
- a CDS encoding acetyl-CoA acetyltransferase: MAQSIKDRVAIIGMGCTKFGELWGKSVSDLMVDAAYDAYADAGIEPKDIDAAWIGNWQEVSGMSGLGLAGLRLQYKPITRVENMCCTGTDALRNCAYAVASGVIDVGLAIGAEKLKDMGFAGLVSVSPPGTAGVGGITTTAPAIFAMLATRYFNHYNIKPDDGRKMLAHVSMKSHHNGNMNPKAHFHKEITIEQAINAPIIAWPLGLFDCCGVSDGSAAAIVVRAEDAKKFKKNRDYITIKGIQMCVGPAEGVVKPEYDFLHTEETTRAAINVYKEAGIKNAREEIDMAEVHDCFSITEAIVMEDLQFSKRGHMKEDIESGFFDLDGGLPVQPDGGLKCFGHPVGATGLRMMYEMYLQLLGKAGKRQIKNPKLGLTHNLGSMPMACVISCSIVGLPE; the protein is encoded by the coding sequence ATGGCACAGAGTATTAAAGATAGAGTAGCCATAATTGGAATGGGCTGCACCAAGTTCGGTGAGCTATGGGGCAAGAGCGTCTCCGATCTTATGGTGGATGCCGCTTACGATGCGTATGCGGATGCCGGCATCGAGCCCAAAGATATAGATGCGGCCTGGATCGGTAACTGGCAGGAAGTCTCCGGCATGTCGGGTCTCGGCCTTGCCGGCCTCCGGCTGCAATACAAACCGATAACCAGGGTGGAGAATATGTGCTGCACAGGCACCGATGCCCTGCGCAACTGCGCGTATGCCGTTGCCTCCGGCGTGATCGATGTCGGACTGGCGATAGGCGCCGAAAAATTAAAGGACATGGGATTTGCCGGACTGGTCTCCGTATCGCCTCCAGGCACAGCCGGCGTCGGCGGAATCACTACAACCGCGCCGGCGATCTTCGCCATGCTGGCCACGAGATACTTCAATCACTATAACATCAAACCCGATGACGGCAGGAAGATGCTGGCCCATGTCTCAATGAAGAGCCACCATAATGGCAACATGAATCCGAAGGCGCATTTCCATAAGGAGATAACCATTGAGCAGGCAATCAATGCGCCAATCATCGCCTGGCCGTTAGGACTTTTCGACTGTTGCGGCGTCAGCGATGGAAGCGCTGCGGCTATCGTGGTCAGGGCTGAGGATGCCAAGAAGTTCAAGAAGAACAGAGATTACATCACCATCAAAGGTATCCAGATGTGCGTCGGCCCCGCCGAGGGCGTGGTGAAGCCGGAGTATGACTTCCTTCATACCGAGGAAACCACACGCGCGGCGATAAACGTCTACAAAGAGGCCGGGATTAAGAATGCCCGCGAGGAGATCGACATGGCTGAAGTGCACGACTGTTTCTCCATTACCGAGGCCATCGTGATGGAGGACCTCCAGTTCAGCAAGCGCGGACATATGAAAGAGGATATCGAGAGTGGCTTCTTCGATCTGGATGGAGGCTTGCCGGTTCAACCCGATGGCGGACTGAAGTGTTTCGGTCACCCGGTTGGCGCCACAGGTCTGCGTATGATGTACGAGATGTATCTGCAGCTGCTTGGCAAGGCTGGTAAACGCCAGATCAAGAACCCGAAGCTTGGTTTGACCCACAACCTTGGCTCCATGCCGATGGCGTGCGTCATTTCCTGCTCTATTGTTGGATTACCTGAGTAA
- a CDS encoding OB-fold domain-containing protein has protein sequence MVGIISYGAYIPYHRVSREEFYKAWGGFPIPGEKAVASYDEDAVTMAWDAANDCLAGADPKKIDGLFLGTTCSPYKEKQCSTIIATALDMKEAVRTADFTNSLRAGTSALMAAADAVKAGSVKNMLVVASDCRMGAPAGQGEAMYGDGSACLLLGDKDPIAIIKESYTVSDEYAGEWRADVDHYVRTWEDRQVLDEGYSDQLPKAIKGLLQKAKLEPKDITKAVINSPMDVRRHGKVLVECGFGFGQVQDCFFMTVGTCGAAMGMMMLVAALEDAKPGDKILLAQYGNGADAFLIECTEAIGKKKAKAHRGIKSNMASKRMLPYYSYLRWRGIVTIERARRPEIPFASLTALKRSRKEVLCLYGKKCLTCGHVMWQLPFGIGGMTPIRVCYYCQTKDNFEDYKFSDKKAKLFSYSLDLLADVIDPPATPVCLDFDGGGRGMFDLTDRDPEKVEVGMPVEMVFRKLYYDRGIHNYHWKARPVRG, from the coding sequence ATGGTAGGGATAATTTCATATGGCGCTTATATCCCGTATCATCGAGTGAGTCGGGAGGAATTCTACAAGGCATGGGGAGGATTCCCGATTCCCGGAGAGAAAGCGGTTGCCAGCTACGATGAGGATGCGGTAACTATGGCCTGGGACGCAGCGAATGATTGCCTGGCCGGTGCCGATCCCAAGAAGATCGACGGCTTGTTCTTAGGCACCACTTGCTCTCCGTATAAAGAGAAGCAATGCTCCACTATCATTGCTACGGCACTTGATATGAAGGAGGCTGTCCGCACCGCTGACTTCACCAACTCGCTGAGGGCCGGCACGTCGGCTCTCATGGCGGCGGCTGATGCGGTCAAGGCGGGTTCGGTAAAGAACATGCTGGTAGTGGCATCCGATTGTCGCATGGGCGCTCCCGCGGGACAGGGCGAGGCCATGTACGGCGACGGTTCCGCTTGTTTGCTGCTGGGCGATAAAGACCCGATCGCTATCATAAAAGAGAGCTACACTGTTTCGGACGAATACGCAGGCGAATGGCGGGCTGATGTCGATCATTACGTTCGCACATGGGAGGACCGCCAGGTGCTTGACGAAGGATATTCGGATCAGCTTCCGAAGGCGATCAAGGGACTCTTGCAAAAAGCAAAGCTTGAGCCTAAGGACATTACAAAGGCCGTTATCAACTCGCCCATGGACGTGAGAAGGCACGGTAAGGTCCTGGTAGAATGCGGTTTCGGCTTCGGTCAGGTACAGGACTGCTTCTTCATGACTGTCGGCACCTGCGGCGCCGCTATGGGCATGATGATGCTGGTTGCCGCACTGGAGGATGCCAAACCGGGCGACAAGATTCTGCTCGCCCAGTACGGCAACGGTGCCGATGCGTTCCTGATTGAATGCACCGAGGCAATCGGTAAGAAAAAGGCCAAAGCGCATCGCGGCATCAAGTCTAATATGGCCTCGAAGAGGATGCTTCCGTATTACAGCTATCTGCGCTGGCGCGGTATCGTGACCATCGAGCGCGCGAGACGGCCGGAGATACCTTTCGCGTCGCTGACGGCTCTGAAACGCAGTCGCAAAGAAGTGCTGTGTCTCTACGGTAAGAAGTGTCTTACCTGCGGCCATGTAATGTGGCAGCTGCCGTTCGGCATCGGCGGCATGACCCCGATACGCGTTTGCTACTATTGCCAGACGAAGGACAATTTCGAAGATTACAAGTTCTCCGATAAGAAGGCTAAGCTATTCTCATACTCGCTTGACCTGCTGGCTGATGTTATCGATCCGCCGGCAACTCCGGTATGTTTAGACTTCGATGGCGGCGGCCGCGGCATGTTCGATCTGACGGACCGCGATCCTGAGAAAGTCGAAGTCGGGATGCCTGTGGAGATGGTGTTCAGAAAACTGTACTATGACCGCGGTATCCATAACTACCACTGGAAAGCAAGACCGGTGAGGGGATAA
- a CDS encoding CaiB/BaiF CoA-transferase family protein, which translates to MSPQALEGIKILDLAWLGPGPFCSFMLGDLGADIIKVFDANPAKRGGPVMMLFDSSRPGLRNCRNMGLDLKSDTGKQVFRDMVKSADVVMEGFRPGVVKRLGVDYETLKQINPKIVYASLSGYGQDGPYRDMVGHDINYISYSGLLGLTGQAGGKPALPGSVIGDFTGGMSAAIGILAALVSRGVTGKGQYIDMSMTDAVVELTSMQINPYIFSHSGAPKRGDTMFTGHFPWYNVYETKDGKYISIGALEPWFFGNLCQLLGLDEFIPYEFDEGEKRKEMFEAFRKKFLTKTRDEWVSILKQKDTCVAPILDVEELENDPHLIARKMIMESDHPVHGKVKQVGSMHKLSDSPMKVRNWSTKFGEHTDEIMRELGYDDAKIAELRKAEVIG; encoded by the coding sequence ATGTCGCCTCAAGCGCTTGAAGGTATAAAGATACTCGATCTGGCATGGCTTGGCCCGGGCCCTTTCTGCTCGTTTATGCTGGGAGATCTGGGCGCCGATATCATCAAGGTTTTCGATGCCAATCCGGCGAAACGTGGCGGGCCGGTAATGATGCTCTTCGACTCCTCGCGTCCCGGCTTGAGGAATTGTCGTAATATGGGACTCGATCTTAAGTCGGATACCGGCAAACAGGTCTTCAGGGACATGGTAAAGTCCGCCGATGTGGTCATGGAAGGTTTCAGGCCCGGCGTAGTCAAGCGTCTCGGTGTCGATTACGAAACATTAAAGCAGATAAATCCTAAGATCGTCTACGCCTCGTTGTCCGGCTACGGCCAGGACGGGCCGTATCGCGATATGGTCGGGCATGATATCAATTATATATCTTACAGCGGCTTGCTCGGACTCACAGGGCAGGCAGGCGGCAAGCCGGCGCTGCCGGGGTCCGTCATCGGTGATTTCACCGGCGGTATGTCGGCGGCGATCGGCATCCTGGCTGCTCTGGTGTCGAGGGGGGTTACTGGTAAAGGCCAGTACATCGATATGTCGATGACGGATGCCGTTGTGGAGCTGACGTCCATGCAGATCAACCCGTACATATTCAGTCATAGCGGTGCGCCTAAACGCGGTGACACCATGTTCACCGGGCATTTCCCCTGGTACAACGTTTATGAGACCAAGGACGGCAAGTATATCAGCATCGGCGCGCTCGAACCGTGGTTCTTCGGCAATCTCTGTCAGTTGCTCGGATTAGATGAATTTATTCCGTACGAGTTCGATGAGGGCGAGAAGCGCAAGGAGATGTTTGAAGCCTTCCGTAAGAAGTTCCTGACCAAGACGCGTGATGAGTGGGTGTCCATCCTTAAGCAGAAGGATACGTGTGTAGCGCCCATACTTGATGTTGAGGAACTGGAGAATGATCCGCACCTCATCGCGCGTAAAATGATAATGGAAAGCGACCATCCGGTGCACGGCAAGGTGAAGCAGGTCGGCTCGATGCATAAGCTGTCGGATTCACCGATGAAAGTTCGGAATTGGAGCACAAAGTTCGGCGAGCACACCGATGAGATAATGCGCGAGCTTGGATACGATGATGCGAAGATCGCGGAGTTGCGCAAGGCGGAGGTAATCGGCTAA
- a CDS encoding 4Fe-4S binding protein, whose product MDPVTKALYDSYPMENKSDFFSAYVYMKYIDDFLYHAIKIAGQAPKDRTELPEAGIDELIEAGVQRIAETALSLETSFYHGKVVKIQDAVKLVTQKEPLNICPPEQVIPYKVARDIVLENPESIAVGVCACRAASPNPCLPPGKQDVCLFIGDPFASFIGEKNPLFRKITQEEAVKVIEDAHKRGDVHCAYFKKDVGNKFFAICNCCDCCCLGIKMWNMLGGMVPIIASSGYIATVSDDCNGCGSCDGTCRFSAITLGDQVAEINVEKCMGCGVCEDVCPIGAIKLVRDPSKGDPLDLDELKKLNTAK is encoded by the coding sequence ATGGATCCAGTAACAAAGGCCCTCTACGATTCCTATCCCATGGAGAACAAAAGTGACTTCTTTTCAGCCTATGTCTACATGAAGTACATCGATGATTTTCTTTATCACGCCATTAAAATAGCCGGGCAGGCTCCCAAGGATCGCACCGAGTTGCCGGAAGCCGGCATAGATGAGTTGATTGAGGCCGGTGTTCAGCGCATCGCAGAAACAGCTCTTTCATTGGAGACCAGCTTTTATCACGGTAAGGTGGTGAAAATTCAAGACGCGGTCAAGCTGGTTACTCAGAAAGAGCCGTTGAATATATGCCCCCCAGAACAGGTTATTCCGTACAAAGTTGCAAGGGATATAGTACTGGAAAACCCGGAGTCGATAGCGGTGGGGGTATGCGCCTGCCGCGCGGCCTCGCCCAATCCATGCCTTCCCCCTGGGAAGCAGGATGTTTGTCTCTTCATCGGCGATCCTTTCGCTTCATTCATAGGAGAGAAGAATCCGTTGTTCCGCAAGATTACGCAGGAGGAGGCGGTTAAGGTTATCGAGGATGCGCACAAACGCGGCGATGTGCATTGCGCGTATTTCAAAAAGGATGTAGGAAACAAGTTCTTTGCAATATGTAACTGCTGTGACTGCTGTTGCCTAGGGATAAAAATGTGGAACATGCTCGGCGGGATGGTTCCTATAATCGCATCCTCGGGCTATATCGCCACTGTCAGTGATGATTGTAACGGTTGTGGCAGCTGCGATGGCACTTGCCGTTTCAGCGCTATTACGCTGGGTGATCAGGTAGCTGAGATTAATGTGGAAAAGTGTATGGGCTGCGGTGTCTGTGAGGATGTTTGTCCGATCGGCGCTATTAAACTGGTGCGGGACCCGTCTAAAGGCGACCCGCTTGATCTTGATGAATTAAAGAAGCTGAATACAGCTAAATAG
- a CDS encoding NAD-dependent epimerase/dehydratase family protein, whose translation MLITGGTGLLGGHLVERMAQQGHQVRAMVRKTSNIEHLKTTSAEIVYGDVEDYDSLVAAAEGMDVVIHAAARVLPGWGQWKDFQSCIVEGTENILNASIAAGVKKFVYVSSGTVVGDAAIGVEKPADESAPYLNIEKPSREMFYDCAKARAEQTVLDYHKQGKINATVVRPCMVYGPRCRLLTDRIYRYVKMFPVLPGNAMAKTALVHVHDVADCVILAAINEKAGGQIYNISPEGVVTYRDFVNAMAKAAGKSELKIVIPLGLVYASAAVMEMWGRLIRSEDAPFLTRSDIKFVRDGMYIDSTKARKELGWQPKISIEEGCRQYIEWRKAEKKKKRQ comes from the coding sequence GTGCTTATAACAGGCGGAACAGGATTGCTTGGCGGACATCTTGTCGAGCGAATGGCGCAGCAGGGACATCAGGTGCGTGCCATGGTGCGCAAGACGTCTAACATAGAGCATCTGAAGACAACTAGTGCCGAAATCGTTTACGGTGATGTGGAGGATTACGATAGTCTGGTAGCTGCAGCCGAAGGCATGGACGTAGTCATTCATGCTGCAGCCAGGGTCTTGCCGGGGTGGGGCCAGTGGAAGGATTTTCAATCATGTATCGTTGAAGGAACTGAGAACATACTTAATGCCAGCATTGCGGCAGGGGTTAAGAAGTTTGTTTACGTCAGTTCCGGCACTGTTGTGGGTGATGCTGCAATAGGTGTTGAAAAACCTGCGGATGAAAGCGCTCCTTACCTGAATATCGAAAAGCCCAGCCGCGAGATGTTCTACGATTGTGCAAAGGCCAGGGCAGAGCAAACTGTGCTTGATTACCATAAGCAGGGTAAGATAAACGCTACGGTGGTCAGGCCTTGTATGGTATACGGCCCTCGCTGCAGACTCCTTACCGACCGGATATATCGCTATGTGAAGATGTTCCCTGTATTGCCGGGCAATGCTATGGCCAAGACGGCATTAGTACACGTACACGATGTTGCGGATTGCGTCATACTGGCGGCGATAAACGAAAAGGCCGGGGGGCAAATATACAATATTTCACCTGAGGGCGTAGTAACCTATCGTGATTTTGTTAATGCTATGGCTAAGGCTGCGGGGAAATCCGAATTAAAGATAGTTATTCCGCTTGGTCTTGTGTACGCTTCGGCTGCGGTTATGGAGATGTGGGGGAGGTTGATTAGATCCGAGGATGCCCCGTTCCTTACGCGTTCCGACATTAAATTTGTCAGGGATGGCATGTATATCGACAGCACTAAAGCACGGAAAGAGCTGGGATGGCAACCCAAGATATCGATCGAGGAGGGCTGCCGGCAGTATATTGAGTGGCGGAAAGCGGAGAAGAAAAAGAAACGGCAGTAA
- a CDS encoding aldehyde ferredoxin oxidoreductase family protein, protein MAGFEGKMLEIDLSKGSISNSTVSKDIIRKFIGGSGLGAKLMFDRVDPKVDSLSPQNTLFILTGPTSGLSVPGGARFSICAKSPLTNMFGESNSGGTFATELKQAGWDGIIVEGASDKPVYILIEDGKVEIKDASDLWGKNTQEIDDILKKRHERQEAKKPVKVLSIGVAGEKLVRFACVCNDKKDFAGRCGMGAVMGSKKLKAVVVRGSGKIGLVDQEKFNELRKEALQKAKDSIICQVLGAQGTNAALGISAMMGDLPAKNWAQGDNMAIASQIDGGKLSGPPFYIGNTSCHGCMVGCKRHVTIPEGPYQGEVAEGPEYEGAAILGSSLMIGDMAAVIRMNDLCNNYGMDVISCGSTIAMVMDCFEQGILTAADTGGVEFKWGDHVTVVKVIEMIANRQGFGDLLAEGSKRAAEKIGKGASEFAIEVKGMEVPAHDPRANYLLGLAYATGSRGACHTSDPSYSIGTGIFAWPDVDINFGVNTKQNEGAAIIVKNGQDLGAIYNAMTICYMVVETLNGESIAGILNAVTGFDYAFKEIRECGERIWHMKRGLCNLMGITAADDMLPKRLLTPNTDGGAAGSAPNLELMLKEFYPARGLAADGRPTKETLSRLGLGDLAGKLYQ, encoded by the coding sequence ATGGCAGGTTTTGAGGGTAAAATGCTGGAAATCGATCTCAGTAAAGGTTCTATTTCAAATTCCACAGTAAGCAAGGATATCATTCGTAAATTTATCGGGGGCAGCGGGTTAGGCGCAAAGCTTATGTTCGACAGGGTTGATCCTAAGGTCGATTCACTATCTCCCCAAAATACCCTTTTCATATTAACAGGGCCAACAAGCGGACTGAGCGTGCCGGGCGGGGCTCGATTTTCAATCTGTGCCAAGTCGCCTCTCACCAATATGTTTGGGGAAAGCAACAGCGGAGGTACTTTTGCAACGGAACTTAAACAGGCCGGATGGGATGGCATTATAGTTGAAGGAGCTTCGGACAAGCCTGTATATATATTAATAGAAGACGGTAAAGTCGAGATTAAAGATGCCTCGGATTTGTGGGGCAAGAATACGCAGGAAATAGATGATATTTTAAAGAAACGGCATGAGCGGCAGGAAGCGAAAAAACCGGTTAAGGTGTTATCGATTGGTGTGGCCGGAGAGAAGCTCGTCAGATTTGCCTGCGTCTGCAACGACAAGAAGGATTTTGCCGGCAGATGCGGCATGGGTGCGGTGATGGGATCTAAGAAGCTCAAGGCCGTGGTTGTACGCGGAAGCGGCAAGATAGGCTTAGTCGATCAGGAGAAATTCAACGAGTTGCGAAAAGAAGCCCTCCAAAAGGCGAAGGATAGCATTATCTGTCAGGTCCTCGGCGCGCAGGGCACAAACGCCGCTCTTGGTATCAGCGCTATGATGGGAGACCTGCCGGCGAAGAACTGGGCTCAAGGCGATAACATGGCTATTGCCTCGCAAATCGATGGAGGAAAACTGAGCGGGCCGCCGTTCTATATTGGTAACACTTCATGCCATGGCTGTATGGTGGGCTGTAAACGGCATGTGACTATTCCTGAAGGGCCCTATCAGGGGGAAGTAGCGGAGGGACCTGAATATGAAGGGGCGGCTATATTGGGCAGCTCATTGATGATCGGGGACATGGCTGCAGTTATTAGGATGAATGATCTGTGTAATAACTATGGTATGGATGTCATATCATGTGGCAGTACTATAGCGATGGTCATGGACTGTTTTGAACAGGGCATCCTGACTGCGGCAGATACGGGAGGCGTTGAGTTCAAGTGGGGAGATCATGTAACGGTTGTCAAAGTGATAGAAATGATCGCGAATCGTCAGGGCTTTGGTGATCTGCTGGCTGAAGGTTCAAAGAGAGCTGCGGAGAAAATCGGGAAGGGTGCTTCAGAATTTGCCATTGAAGTAAAAGGCATGGAAGTTCCCGCACACGATCCCAGGGCTAATTATCTGCTTGGTCTTGCGTATGCAACGGGGTCCAGAGGCGCCTGCCATACCAGCGATCCCTCTTACAGTATCGGCACAGGGATTTTTGCCTGGCCGGATGTCGATATCAATTTCGGGGTCAACACAAAGCAGAATGAGGGCGCGGCGATTATTGTGAAGAACGGTCAGGACTTGGGCGCTATCTATAACGCAATGACCATCTGCTATATGGTGGTTGAGACGCTCAATGGAGAAAGTATAGCCGGTATCTTAAATGCCGTGACAGGGTTCGATTATGCTTTCAAGGAAATAAGGGAATGCGGAGAGCGGATCTGGCATATGAAGAGGGGATTATGCAATCTTATGGGTATTACAGCTGCTGATGATATGTTACCCAAGCGGTTACTTACTCCGAATACTGACGGTGGTGCAGCCGGCTCGGCGCCGAATCTGGAACTGATGTTAAAGGAATTCTATCCTGCTAGAGGGCTTGCTGCCGATGGGCGTCCTACTAAGGAGACGTTGAGCAGGCTGGGACTTGGTGATCTCGCGGGCAAGCTTTATCAATAG
- a CDS encoding NAD(P)/FAD-dependent oxidoreductase, translated as MSTDINTRISGPFQEFPDVSEWDAVIIGGGPNGLICAAYLAKAGMKVCLVERRWEVGGGLSTEEILFPCYYSNVHIIYHMMVDYMPAIKDFNLDKHAISWVKPNSQTAMVFDDGSSLLMSNMAADTKDSMSKFSQKDSNTYGHMIRKWNKITNEILVPCTYLPAISPIDSQIILEKTEVGSEMLEMMEMAPIDIINEHFENDKIRAMLLYMTCMWGCDPRESGMGWYVALQMSRGINKCYCYGSSHKLAGAFERVIVENGGLVLEAAAATKIIMENGKAAGIELQEGRTLKAKVVISSLDPQTTFLDFVGEKNLPGTLAEAFKGWVWDKWSFHTLHVASMQPPVYKKLDKDGKPVRGYDPWVNEAFMTIFGVEGEDQLLAHWDNVVAGKIDLKNFCGHATCETIFDPHLTRWPGRHVSFFQMHAPYNIEGGWAKREPELNQAILDKWEKVAPGFTKNNNIQKTNGETPEDIEIRFPNMRKGSIKHGDYIPTQMLTNRPHPDCSAHKTPIEGLYLCGASVYPGGTLLGGPGYLAANRVAEDMGVKKWWKPTAEMEKFTKTYLEK; from the coding sequence ATGTCAACCGATATCAACACTAGAATATCAGGACCGTTTCAAGAGTTCCCGGATGTAAGCGAATGGGACGCCGTCATCATCGGCGGCGGACCCAACGGCCTTATCTGCGCCGCATACCTGGCCAAGGCGGGCATGAAGGTCTGCCTCGTCGAGCGCAGGTGGGAAGTCGGCGGCGGCCTCAGCACCGAAGAGATCCTTTTCCCATGCTACTACTCCAACGTGCATATCATATATCATATGATGGTCGACTACATGCCGGCCATCAAGGATTTCAATCTCGATAAGCACGCCATCAGCTGGGTTAAACCAAACTCCCAGACCGCTATGGTCTTCGATGACGGCTCCTCTCTCCTGATGTCCAACATGGCTGCCGATACCAAGGACTCAATGAGTAAATTCTCGCAGAAGGACTCCAATACCTACGGCCACATGATTCGTAAGTGGAACAAGATCACTAACGAGATCCTGGTCCCTTGCACCTACCTGCCGGCCATCTCACCCATCGACTCGCAGATAATCCTGGAAAAAACCGAGGTCGGCAGTGAAATGCTCGAGATGATGGAGATGGCTCCGATCGATATCATCAACGAGCACTTCGAGAACGACAAGATCCGCGCAATGCTCCTGTACATGACCTGCATGTGGGGCTGCGATCCCCGCGAGAGCGGCATGGGCTGGTATGTAGCCCTGCAGATGTCCCGGGGCATTAATAAGTGCTACTGCTACGGCAGCTCCCATAAGCTCGCCGGCGCCTTCGAGCGCGTTATAGTGGAAAACGGCGGCCTCGTCCTGGAAGCCGCCGCCGCCACCAAGATCATCATGGAAAACGGCAAGGCTGCCGGCATAGAACTGCAAGAAGGACGCACGCTCAAGGCCAAGGTCGTTATCTCCAGCCTCGACCCGCAGACCACCTTCCTCGACTTTGTCGGAGAGAAGAACCTGCCGGGAACGCTGGCTGAAGCCTTCAAGGGCTGGGTCTGGGACAAGTGGAGCTTCCATACCCTGCACGTTGCTTCCATGCAGCCTCCCGTCTACAAGAAACTGGATAAGGACGGCAAGCCGGTCAGGGGCTATGACCCGTGGGTCAACGAAGCCTTTATGACGATCTTCGGCGTCGAGGGCGAAGACCAGTTGCTGGCGCACTGGGATAACGTGGTCGCAGGTAAGATCGACCTGAAGAACTTCTGCGGACATGCCACTTGCGAAACCATCTTCGATCCCCACCTGACCAGATGGCCGGGCAGACACGTGTCTTTCTTCCAGATGCACGCCCCTTATAATATCGAGGGCGGCTGGGCCAAGCGCGAGCCGGAACTCAACCAGGCCATACTCGATAAGTGGGAAAAGGTGGCTCCGGGCTTCACCAAGAACAATAATATACAAAAAACGAACGGAGAGACTCCGGAGGATATCGAAATACGCTTCCCGAACATGCGCAAGGGCTCCATTAAGCACGGAGACTATATCCCAACACAGATGCTTACCAACCGCCCGCATCCGGATTGCTCGGCCCATAAGACCCCGATAGAAGGGCTCTACCTGTGCGGCGCCTCAGTCTACCCGGGAGGCACCCTGCTGGGCGGTCCGGGTTACCTCGCGGCCAACAGGGTAGCCGAGGACATGGGAGTTAAAAAATGGTGGAAGCCTACCGCTGAAATGGAGAAGTTTACTAAAACCTACCTTGAAAAGTAA
- a CDS encoding thiolase family protein has translation MPERIGIVAVAQTKYHPNRAEVKEGEMAYEAIKQVLQETGLKYVNDGSGIDAAVTCSQDFWDGRTISSLNVASFVGTHFRCEEKVASDGINAVFYAMMHILSGEHDTLIVTTHCKESQTSPSIIENHSFEPVLMRGLGLDFLGAAALQANRYMNKYKITPEQCAKVVVKNRGNAKNNPYAQAPMSLTVKDVLNSRMLADPIHELDAKPVSDGACVMIMAREEKAKKLCKNPVWITGVSNCYEAHYLGDRDLADCKALTKAAKQAYKMAGINNPLQEIDVAEISEKYSYEELLWLEGLGLCERGGGGKMIDSGATKMDGKLPVNPSGGCLSGNPTEVAGMTRVVEAVLQLRGEAGSRQVPDAKVALAHGTTGICGQLQTVMILSNS, from the coding sequence ATGCCTGAAAGAATAGGGATTGTGGCTGTAGCGCAGACCAAATATCATCCCAACAGGGCCGAGGTAAAGGAAGGGGAGATGGCCTATGAGGCCATCAAGCAGGTTCTCCAGGAAACAGGTCTAAAGTATGTCAACGACGGCAGCGGCATCGACGCTGCCGTTACTTGTTCCCAGGACTTCTGGGACGGCAGAACCATATCCAGCCTCAATGTAGCATCATTCGTAGGCACGCACTTCCGCTGCGAAGAGAAGGTGGCATCGGACGGCATAAACGCAGTGTTCTATGCCATGATGCACATACTCTCGGGAGAACATGATACTCTAATCGTCACAACCCACTGCAAGGAATCACAGACTTCACCGAGTATAATCGAGAATCACTCCTTCGAGCCGGTATTAATGAGAGGACTTGGATTGGATTTCCTCGGCGCAGCGGCGCTCCAGGCCAATCGTTATATGAACAAATACAAGATCACTCCGGAACAATGCGCCAAGGTTGTCGTCAAGAACCGCGGCAACGCAAAGAACAACCCCTACGCGCAGGCACCCATGAGCCTCACTGTTAAAGATGTGCTGAACTCTAGGATGCTGGCCGACCCTATCCATGAACTGGATGCAAAGCCGGTATCCGACGGAGCATGTGTTATGATTATGGCTCGTGAGGAAAAGGCCAAGAAGCTCTGTAAGAATCCCGTCTGGATAACCGGCGTCAGTAACTGCTACGAAGCCCACTATCTGGGAGACCGCGATCTGGCTGACTGCAAAGCACTGACGAAAGCGGCGAAACAAGCCTACAAGATGGCTGGTATCAACAATCCTTTACAAGAAATAGACGTAGCGGAGATTTCAGAGAAATACTCCTACGAAGAGTTACTGTGGCTGGAGGGGCTCGGCTTATGCGAGCGCGGCGGCGGCGGTAAGATGATAGACAGCGGCGCGACCAAGATGGACGGCAAACTGCCGGTCAACCCATCGGGCGGATGCCTTTCCGGCAATCCCACAGAGGTGGCAGGCATGACCCGCGTCGTCGAGGCGGTTCTCCAGTTGCGCGGCGAGGCAGGCTCCAGGCAAGTACCGGACGCTAAAGTCGCATTAGCCCACGGTACAACGGGCATCTGCGGACAACTACAGACCGTAATGATCCTGAGCAACAGCTAA